A window of the Lactuca sativa cultivar Salinas chromosome 7, Lsat_Salinas_v11, whole genome shotgun sequence genome harbors these coding sequences:
- the LOC111900875 gene encoding disease resistance protein RPV1, with protein sequence MASNSSSASLLNHTSCYDVFLSFTGEDTRNSFTDHLYTALVRAGLFTFRDNDEIDRGQQLMPEIERAIKESKASIVVLSEKYANSRWCLDELLLILEQRRSFNHFVLPVFYHVDPSDVRNQRQSFAINVEGVEGSKWTEYNVNRWKEALTEVADLTGMVVSGSETDFIAEIVGTIDSKLNSKSVK encoded by the exons ATGGCTTCTAATTCATCTTCGGCTTCTCTGCTAAATCATACCAGCTGCTATGATGTTTTTCTAAGCTTTACAGGTGAAGATACGCGTAATTCTTTTACAGATCATCTGTATACAGCTTTAGTGCGAGCAGGACTTTTCACTTTTAGGGACAATGATGAAATCGACAGAGGTCAACAACTTATGCCAGAAATTGAGAGAGCTATCAAAGAATCCAAAGCTTCTATAGTTGTCTTGTCTGAGAAATATGCAAATTCCAGATGGTGTCTTGACGAGCTGTTGTTGATCCTTGAGCAAAGGCGGAGCTTTAATCATTTTGTTTTACCGGTTTTTTACCATGTTGATCCCTCAGATGTCAGGAACCAAAGACAAAGTTTTGCAATAaatgtagaaggagtagaaggtTCAAAATGGACAGAGTATAATGTCAATCGATGGAAGGAAGCCCTTACTGAGGTTGCTGATTTGACTGGCATGGTTGTTTCCGG GTCTGAAACAGACTTTATCGCAGAAATTGTTGGCACAATCGACTCTAAACTAAATTCAAAGTCAGTGAAATAA
- the LOC111900874 gene encoding uncharacterized protein LOC111900874, producing the protein MRLSIFTKFTPLRLLSVADTRFASIIVMLKRLKLIKRGLQAMVISEEWSSYRLDDTEKANSVKEYILNDDWWDKVTYILSFTGPIYEMIRSCDTDKPCLHLVYEMWDSMIEKVKIEIYKKEKRPASQISCFYDVVHRILVARWAKNNTPLHCLAHSLHPRYYSDAWLIEDSTRCAPHRDGEISQERMKCFRRLFPNDDEYDRVLDEYAMFSMKSGPFEDLTSISKMATMEPKNWWVNFGAQTPFLQTLAFRLLGQPSSSSCARRNWSTYAFIHSLKRNKLTTSRAQDLVYIHNNLRLLSRTPKDDVKMWDVGGDAFDSMEDVGFLEFADLSLDEPDFENDLIIDN; encoded by the exons ATGAGGCTCTCGATTTTCACCAAGTTCACTCCTCTTAGGTTGCTTTCTGTTGCTGACACTCGCTTTGCCTCCATCATTGTGATGCTTAAGAGATTGAAACTTATCAAAAGGGGTCTTCAAGCTATGGTCATAAGCGAAGAATGGTCTTCTTATAGATTAGATGACACTGAGAAAGCAAACTCTGTGAAAGAATATATTTTGAATGATGATTGGTGGGATAAAGTAACATATATTCTTAGTTTCACTGGACCTATATATGAGATGATTAGATCTTGTGACACTGACAAGCCATGTTTACACTTGGTCTATGAGATGTGGGATTCTATgattgagaaagtgaagattgAGATCTACAAGAAAGAAAAACGTCCGGCATCTCAAATAAGTTGTTTTTACGACGTTGTGCATCGTATTTTAGTGGCTCGATGGGCGAAGAATAACACTCCCCTACATTGTTTAGCTCACTCTTTACATCCAAG ATATTATAGTGATGCATGGTTAATAGAGGATTCTACAAGATGTGCTCCACATAGGGATGGAGAAATTTCACAAGAAAGGATGAAATGCTTTCGAAGGTTGTTTCCTAATGATGATGAGTATGACAGAGTCCTTGATGAGTATGCCATGTTTTCAATGAAGAGTGGTCCTTTTGAAGATTTAACAAGCATTTCAAAGATGGCTACTATGGAACCCAAGAATTGGTGGGTTAACTTTGGTGCTCAAACTCCTTTTCTCCAGACTTTGGCTTTTAGATTACTTGGACAACCTAGTTCTTCTTCTTGTGCTAGGCGTAACTGGAGTACTTATGCATTTATTCACTCGCTTAAAAGGAACAAGTTGACTACAAGTCGTGCTCAAGACTTGGTTTACATCCACAATAATCTCCGACTTTTGTCAAGGACTCCGAAAGATGATGTAAAGATGTGGGATGTGGGTGGAGATGCTTTTGATTCAATGGAAGACGTCGGGTTTTTGGAGTTTGCAGATCTCTCACTAGATGAACCCGATTTTGAAAATGATTTAATTATTGATAATTAG
- the LOC111900873 gene encoding uncharacterized protein LOC111900873 has product MASSQEQETQGSDPSVDQPPLWYFVTKLDKLAGAGGCWKFKCNLCSETRQGSYSRVRAHLLGIKGTGISICKKATTTDKLNMTRLEDEYEKKKNESQAKEVQLPCEAGVGFKKRKGISTPIERAFGVEIRDQLDQEIARMFYTGGLPFNLARNSHYEVINEIGHENVVQIITDNAANCKAAGEIIESQFPHIYWTPCVVHTLNLALNNICSPRNVETNELTYE; this is encoded by the exons ATGGCTTCTTCTCAAGAACAAGAAACACAAGGATCTGATCCTTCAGTTGATCAACCTCCATTGTGGTACTTTGTGACTAAGCTCGATAAACTTGCTGGAGCAGGAGGATGTTGGAAGTTCAAGTGTAATCTTTGCAGTGAAACCCGACAAGGATCATATTCTAGAGTTAGAGCACATTTGCTTGGCATAAAAG GTACCGGGATTTCTATTTGCAAGAAAGCAACAACAACTGACAAACTTAACATGACACGATTAGAAGATGAGTATGAAAAGAAGAAAAACGAGTCACAAGCAAAAGAAGTTCAGTTGCCATGTGAAGCTGGTGTtggatttaagaaaagaaaaggtaTTTCAACACCTATTGAAAGAGCTTTTGGTGTTGAAATTAGGGACCAACTGGATCAAGAAATAGCTAGAATGTTTTATACTGGAGGTTTACCTTTTAATCTTGCAAGAAATTCACACTAT GAAGTCATCAATGAAATTGGTCATGAAAATGTTGTGCAAATCATTACCGATAATGCAGCAAATTGTAAGGCGGCTGGAGAGATTATAGAGAGTCAGTTTCCTCACATCTATTGGACACCATGTGTTGTTCATACACTTAATCTTGCTTTGAATAACATTTGTTCACCAAGGAATGTGGAAACAAATGAACTAACATATGAATAG